A region from the Aegilops tauschii subsp. strangulata cultivar AL8/78 chromosome 5, Aet v6.0, whole genome shotgun sequence genome encodes:
- the LOC109733664 gene encoding rhodanese-like domain-containing protein 8, chloroplastic isoform X1, which produces MAAAVHLHLHLHYLLRPCPPARRAGLFSSPWRSLPPLLPPVRLRSSLPAPTSHLTADGTDESGFVVVTFYKLVPLEDPRAEVAAHLQFLQGRDMDIHGRIYMNQQGINAQVLQYSGPRKDAIAYADWLRTDPRFSDILVQISPALSGHAFPRLKLRYKQSLVQLEGGSCHLPLVEPSMRASPLTPSEWREKLEARKRLDSEAAGDTSEGRKLLLLDVRNDYEWDIGHFEGAKRPNVDCFRSTSFGLSEQEMDSTDPLHGVDKEKTDILMYCTGGIRCDVYSTILREKGFGNLYTLKGGVSNYLKSQGSAEWVGNLFVFDDRLSLPPAKFAEAGEEGCADNGDLSSSRWLGRCYVCGSEVEELRHRNCASIDCNRLYLCCGGCLEELRGCCCSECRGAPRLRPLLPGHQRYDKWHLYRDDASVISS; this is translated from the exons ATGGCGGCCGCCgtccacctccacctccacctccattACCTCCTCCGTCCATGTCCGCCGGCTCGCCGAGCCGGCCTCTTCTCCTCGCCGTGGCGCTCCCTCCCGCCTCTGCTCCCGCCCGTCCGCCTCCGCTCCTCCCTCCCGGCCCCCACCTCCCACCTCACCGCCGACGGCACAGATGAGTCGGGATTCGTGGTGGTCACCTTCTACAAGCTGGTGCCCTTGGAGGACCCCCGCGCAGAGGTCGCCGCGCACCTCCAATTCCTCCAG GGACGCGACATGGACATACACGGTCGCATCTACATGAACCAGCAGGGGATCAACGCTCAGGTAC TACAGTACAGTGGTCCACGCAAAGATGCAATAGCGTACGCGGACTGGCTCAGGACAGACCCTCGCTTCTCTGATATACTCGTCCAGATTTCGCCAGCGCTAAGTGGGCATGCTTTTCCTCGGCTCAAACTGCGGTACAAACAATCTCTTGTTCAG TTGGAAGGAGGGAGTTGTCATCTTCCTTTGGTGGAACCTAGCATGCGCGCTTCACCACTGACCCCATCGGAGTGGAGGGAGAAGCTTGAAGCTAGGAAACGCCTTGACAGCGAAGCAGCTGGAGATACCTCTGAAGGACGAAAGCTTTTGCTCCTTGATGTTAGGAATG ACTATGAATGGGACATTGGGCATTTTGAAGGAGCCAAGAGGCCTAACGTGGACTGCTTCAGAAGCACTTCATTTGGGCTGTCAGAGCAGGAG ATGGATTCGACGGACCCTCTGCATGGAGTAGACAAAGAGAAGACAGACATATTAATGTACTGCACGGGTGGCATAAGATGCGACGTGTACTCAACGATTTTGAG GGAGAAGGGTTTCGGGAACCTGTACACTCTGAAGGGGGGCGTGTCCAACTACCTCAAGAGCCAAGGGAGCGCGGAGTGGGTGGGTAACTTGTTTGTGTTCGACGACCGGCTGTCCCTGCCACCGGCCAAGTTTGCAGAGGCAGGAGAAGAAGGGTGTGCTGACAACGGGGATCTGTCGTCGTCTCGGTGGCTGGGGCGGTGCTACGTGTGCGGGTCGGAGGTGGAGGAGCTGAGGCACCGCAACTGCGCCAGCATCGACTGCAACCGCCTCTACCT GTGCTGCGGTGGGTGCTTGGAGGAACTGAGGGGCTGCTGCTGCTCCGAGTGCAGAGGCGCACCACGGCTGCGGCCGCTGCTGCCGGGGCACCAGAGATATGACAAGTGGCATCTGTACCGCGACGACGCCTCGGTCATCTCTAGCTGA
- the LOC109733665 gene encoding uncharacterized protein, which produces MAPAAGRGRGRGRARGRGRGRGRGRAAKTPPPPAAEPAPEEAPDAAQQEQEHEQEQLTHTQDAAASASAFAGRETIEISDSPDASPQHCASSPDISSSTTVHQHIKEEEPSSITLLHNKPHELLSEADMPSASASATNNDEQQQQEKMEVEAGEPHDTPAEEQEEEAVPTQEEQEAATYADKQTVQNEAAQPQVIIEQEGEKADDDDDVAVKTDVPAHTSSADTQNEQHTHAINPLHQGQMLAATHDDNSENKHPFHQQQMDAEQEEEDPEEVIFDDSVSVGEGQAASEIKQGEDDDGQAAAESKQEEHRARAAEAAAEVKQQEDERKVMSDMAKNRQRKKELEIFVGGLDREAVEEDIRKVFAHVGDVVEVRLHKDLSTNKNKGFAFVRFANKHQVARALAEVKNPMIHGKRCGVAASEDNDTLFLGNICNTWTKEAIKKRLLDYGVEGVQSLTLVPDTQNEGQSRGFAFLEFSCHADAMLAFKRLQQPDALFGHPERTAKVAFAEPIKEADAEVMAQVKSVFIDGLPPYWDEERVKNRFRAYGLIERVVLARNMSSAKRNDFGFVNFSTHEEALACIEATNNTELGDDGKAKLKVRVRLSNPLPKSQAVKGEMSGGFRIGHPGSGFNRPGRGFNRGRAAPRREGFHGDRGFNTHTPGRGGRFNSAYSNNSFEASPSDFRARQAPPAFRGGRWEPSSGRQHDFFDRGQGRGYHHPPRGPTFEPEGDFGRPFGENPYLYEDVRHGAKRPYSHMEPGPPGYFEHGPPRVRPRFDHYEQPPFPGGNRFGHYDQPPFPGGDRDRDSFGTRGGYSRDHYGPGPGHPPPPAHAHAHAHAHAHAPPPAPAQYGRGAFRPHHRGGGHSGGGYYHH; this is translated from the exons ATGGCGCCGGCGGCCGGTCGCGGGCGAGGACGAGGACGGGCCCGGGGACGAGGCCGCGGCCGTGGGCGTGGCCGAGCGGCCAAgaccccgccgcctcccgccgcag AACCCGCGCCGGAGGAGGCTCCCGACGCCGCCCAGCAGGAGCAGGAGCACGAGCAGGAGCAGCTCACCCACACCCAAG ATGCCGCCGCCTCTGCCTCTGCTTTTGCCGGGCGAGAGACGATTGAGATCTCTGACTCGCCAGACGCATCCCCGCAGCACTGCGCCTCCTCGCCAGACATATCTA GCTCAACCACAGTCCACCAGCACATCAAGGAGGAGGAGCCAAGCTCAATCACACTGCTCCACAACAAACCCCATGAGCTGCTGAGTGAGGCCGACATGCCGTCTGCGTCTGCGTCTGCTACCAATAATGatgagcagcagcagcaggagaaAATGGAGGTGGAGGCTGGAGAGCCTCATGATACGCCCGCAgaggaacaagaagaagaagcagtccCTACACAAGAAGAACAAGAGGCAGCAACATACGCAGACAAGCAAACGGTACAGAACGAGGCAGCACAGCCACAGGTGATAATAGAGCAGGAGGGTGAAAAAGccgacgacgatgatgatgtagCGGTCAAGACTGATGTTCCTGCACATACTTCAAGCGCTGACACACAAAATGAGCAACACACTCACGCTATTAACCCACTCCACCAGGGACAAATGCTTGCTGCAACTCATGATGATAATTCAGAAAATAAGCACCCATTCCACCAACAACAAATGGATGCTGAGCAGGAAGAGGAGGACCCTGAAGAGGTCATTTTCGACGACTCTGTCTCTGTTGGTGAAGGGCAGGCCGCATCTGAGATCAAACAAGGAGAGGACGACGACGGGCAGGCTGCAGCTGAGAGCAAACAGGAAGAGCACCGTGCTAGGGCCGCGGAGGCTGCAGCTGAGGTCAAACAGCAAGAGGACGAGCGCAAGGTTATGTCAGACATGGCCAAGAACAGGCAGCGCAAAAAGGAGCTAGAGATCTTTGTGGGAGGGCTGGACCGTGAAGCCGTCGAGGAGGATATTAGGAAGGTGTTTGCGCACGTCGGTGATGTTGTGGAGGTCCGTCTCCACAAGGATTTATCCACCAACAAGAACAAGGGCTTTGCGTTCGTCAGGTTTGCAAACAAACACCAGGTGGCTCGGGCGCTTGCTGAGGTGAAGAATCCTATG ATACATGGCAAACGTTGTGGTGTCGCTGCTAGCGAGGACAACGATACACTCTTCTTGGGCAATATTTGCAATACGTGGACAAAGGAAGCT ATTAAGAAGAGGCTGCTTGACTATGGGGTAGAAGGAGTTCAAAGCTTAACTCTTGTTCCTGATACTCAAAACGAAGGCCAGAGCCGTGGTTTTGCATTTCTCGAGTTTTCTTGCCACGCGGATGCGATGCTTGCATTCAAAAGGCTGCAGCAACCAGATGCTCTATTTGGTCATCCTGAGAGAACTGCAAAAGTTGCTTTTGCAGAGCCAATAAAAGAAGCAGATGCAGAAGTTATGGCCCAG GTCAAATCAGTTTTTATTGATGGGCTTCCACCATACTGGGATGAAGAGCGTGTTAAAAACCGATTCAGAGCTTATGGTTTGATAGAACGGGTTGTGCTTGCTCGCAATATGTCTAGTGCTAAAAGAAACGATTTTGGATTTGTCAACTTCTCGACCCATGAGGAGGCTCTTGCTTGTATTGAAGCCACCAACAACACCGAACTGGGTGATGATGGAAAAGCAAAG CTAAAAGTAAGGGTTAGACTTTCGAACCCTCTACCTAAAAGTCAGGCTGTGAAAGGTGAAATGAGTGGCGGGTTTCGAATTGGACATCCTGGTTCTGGTTTTAACAGGCCTG GTAGAGGTTTTAATAGGGGAAGAGCTGCCCCTCGCCGGGAAGGTTTCCATGGTGATAGGGGTTTCAATACTCATACTCCTGGTCGTGGTGGCAGATTTAATTCTGCATACAGTAACAACAGTTTTGAAGCTTCACCCTCTGATTTCCGAGCCAGGCAGGCTCCTCCTGCCTTTCGAG GGGGTAGATGGGAACCTTCCTCAGGAAGGCAGCATGATTTCTTTGATAGAGGGCAGGGGAGAGGATATCATCATCCACCTAGAGGGCCAACATTTGAGCCCGAGGGTGATTTTGGTAGACCCTTTGGTGAAAACCCATATCTCTATGAAGATGTTCGGCATGGTGCTAAGAGGCCATATTCTCACATG GAACCCGGTCCTCCTGGATACTTTGAGCATGGTCCTCCTCGTGTGCGCCCTCGCTTTGACCATTACGAGCAGCCGCCATTTCCTGGAGGGAACCGTTTTGGTCATTATGACCAGCCACCATTTCCTGGAGGGGACCGCGACAGAG ACTCTTTTGGGACGAGGGGTGGTTATTCACGTGATCACTATGGCCCTGGTCCTGGTCATCCCCCGCCCCCTGCCCATGCCCATGCCCATGCCCATGCCCATGCCCATGCCCCGCCCCCTGCCCCAGCT CAATATGGTAGGGGTGCATTCCGACCACACCATAGAGGCGGCGGGCATTCTGGAGGCGGTTATTACCACCACTAG
- the LOC109733664 gene encoding rhodanese-like domain-containing protein 8, chloroplastic isoform X2, translated as MAAAVHLHLHLHYLLRPCPPARRAGLFSSPWRSLPPLLPPVRLRSSLPAPTSHLTADGTDESGFVVVTFYKLVPLEDPRAEVAAHLQFLQGRDMDIHGRIYMNQQGINAQYSGPRKDAIAYADWLRTDPRFSDILVQISPALSGHAFPRLKLRYKQSLVQLEGGSCHLPLVEPSMRASPLTPSEWREKLEARKRLDSEAAGDTSEGRKLLLLDVRNDYEWDIGHFEGAKRPNVDCFRSTSFGLSEQEMDSTDPLHGVDKEKTDILMYCTGGIRCDVYSTILREKGFGNLYTLKGGVSNYLKSQGSAEWVGNLFVFDDRLSLPPAKFAEAGEEGCADNGDLSSSRWLGRCYVCGSEVEELRHRNCASIDCNRLYLCCGGCLEELRGCCCSECRGAPRLRPLLPGHQRYDKWHLYRDDASVISS; from the exons ATGGCGGCCGCCgtccacctccacctccacctccattACCTCCTCCGTCCATGTCCGCCGGCTCGCCGAGCCGGCCTCTTCTCCTCGCCGTGGCGCTCCCTCCCGCCTCTGCTCCCGCCCGTCCGCCTCCGCTCCTCCCTCCCGGCCCCCACCTCCCACCTCACCGCCGACGGCACAGATGAGTCGGGATTCGTGGTGGTCACCTTCTACAAGCTGGTGCCCTTGGAGGACCCCCGCGCAGAGGTCGCCGCGCACCTCCAATTCCTCCAG GGACGCGACATGGACATACACGGTCGCATCTACATGAACCAGCAGGGGATCAACGCTCAG TACAGTGGTCCACGCAAAGATGCAATAGCGTACGCGGACTGGCTCAGGACAGACCCTCGCTTCTCTGATATACTCGTCCAGATTTCGCCAGCGCTAAGTGGGCATGCTTTTCCTCGGCTCAAACTGCGGTACAAACAATCTCTTGTTCAG TTGGAAGGAGGGAGTTGTCATCTTCCTTTGGTGGAACCTAGCATGCGCGCTTCACCACTGACCCCATCGGAGTGGAGGGAGAAGCTTGAAGCTAGGAAACGCCTTGACAGCGAAGCAGCTGGAGATACCTCTGAAGGACGAAAGCTTTTGCTCCTTGATGTTAGGAATG ACTATGAATGGGACATTGGGCATTTTGAAGGAGCCAAGAGGCCTAACGTGGACTGCTTCAGAAGCACTTCATTTGGGCTGTCAGAGCAGGAG ATGGATTCGACGGACCCTCTGCATGGAGTAGACAAAGAGAAGACAGACATATTAATGTACTGCACGGGTGGCATAAGATGCGACGTGTACTCAACGATTTTGAG GGAGAAGGGTTTCGGGAACCTGTACACTCTGAAGGGGGGCGTGTCCAACTACCTCAAGAGCCAAGGGAGCGCGGAGTGGGTGGGTAACTTGTTTGTGTTCGACGACCGGCTGTCCCTGCCACCGGCCAAGTTTGCAGAGGCAGGAGAAGAAGGGTGTGCTGACAACGGGGATCTGTCGTCGTCTCGGTGGCTGGGGCGGTGCTACGTGTGCGGGTCGGAGGTGGAGGAGCTGAGGCACCGCAACTGCGCCAGCATCGACTGCAACCGCCTCTACCT GTGCTGCGGTGGGTGCTTGGAGGAACTGAGGGGCTGCTGCTGCTCCGAGTGCAGAGGCGCACCACGGCTGCGGCCGCTGCTGCCGGGGCACCAGAGATATGACAAGTGGCATCTGTACCGCGACGACGCCTCGGTCATCTCTAGCTGA
- the LOC109733666 gene encoding uncharacterized protein codes for MDAQRALLDALMGSSRDLTEEEKKEHREVAWDDPDVCAPYMARFCPHDLFINTKSNLGVCPKIHDPALKQSFESSPRYAAALPKFEADLAHRCERLVQDLDKKIRRGRDRLAQDVVEVPPPAAHAEKVEQLAILEEKIKKLLEQIEQLGDTGKIDEATALMRKVDILNLEKSALTHQIETKLSMVPQEKKMELCEQCGSFLVTNDVLERTQSHVTGKQHIGYGLVREFLAEYKAAKEAEKLAREKEAEERLNRERGHHNRGHRDDYRERSREHDRDRYYERSRDRERPYEHGGRGSDYRGGSYNSRRDSERARPRDRNGGDFSRRGDPGRVRSRSRSPGRHGY; via the exons ATGGACGCGCAGCGTGCCCTGCTTGACGCGCTGATGGGTTCGTCGCGGGACCTgacggaggaggagaagaaggagcaCCGGGAGGTGGCGTGGGACGACCCCGACGTGTGCGCCCCCTACATGGCCCGCTTCTGCCCCCACGACCTCTTCATCAACACCAAGAGCAACCTCGGAGTATGCCCAAAGATCCACGACCCGGCGCTCAAGCAAAG CTTCGAGTCCTCCCCCCGCTACGCCGCCGCCCTCCCCAAATTCGAGGCCGACCTCGCCCACCGCTGCGAGAGGCTG GTCCAGGACCTTGATAAGAAGATCAGGCGCGGCCGCGACAGGCTGGCCCAGGACGTCGTGGAGgtgccgccccccgccgcccacgCCGAAAAGGTCGAGCAGCTCGCCATTCTCGAAGAGAAGATCAAGAAGCTGCTCGAGCAGATTGAGCAGCTCGGTGACACCGGCAAGATCGACGAGGCCACCGCGCTCATGAGGAAG GTGGACATTCTCAACCTCGAGAAGTCGGCTCTGACCCACCAGATTGAGACCAAGCTCTCCATGGTCCCGCAAGAGAAGAAGATGGAgctctgcgagcagtgcggctcCTTTCTCGTCACCAACGATGTCCTTGAGAGGACGCAGTCCCATGTCACTGGCAAGCAGCACATTGGTTATGGTCTGGTCAGGGAATTCCTCGCCGAATATAAG GCTGCGAAAGAAGCGGAGAAGCTTGCAAGGGAGAAGGAAGCAGAGGAGCGTCTGAACCGGGAGAGAGGCCACCATAACAGAGGCCACCGCGACGACTATAGGGAGAGGTCCAGGGAGCATGACCGTGACCGCTACTATGAGCGAAGCCGTGACAGAGAGAGGCCCTATGAGCACGGAGGTAGAGGGTCAGACTATAGAGGCGGTTCCTATAACAGCCGCAGGGATTCTGAAAGGGCGAGGCCCAGAGATAGGAACGGTGGTGATTTTTCAAGAAGAGGAGACCCGGGGAGGGTGAGGAGCAGGTCCCGATCTCCGGGGAGGCATGGTTATTAA